The genomic stretch AGCATAGTTAACAACAGAACAAAGCGTAACGCAAGATAGTGCTTACGCGCTGGCATCCCCATCGCCGTTTATTCTAGGTAGGTATGGGGCCGTGATCTCTCTCGCAGCTAATCTATTCCAGTCGACCTCTCTAAACCACGGATGCGCGAACACATCGCCTGCTCCATGATGCAAGTTCCCGTACCGTTTTGAAGCGTCACTCTCCATCAACTTCATGATGATGTCCGTCGCATTATCGTTAAATGCCGTTGGGAACTTGATGTGGGTTGGCCCACGCGTGATCCGTTCGTAAAGCAACATGTGGTTGGTCTCCGTTTGATGATATGGAGGTAGACCTGACAGCATTTCGTAGATGAGAACCCCAAGAGCATACCAATCCACACTTTTGTTGTACCGCTGCTGCAGGATGATCTAAGAGAAATGGATAAATGAAATTGATAAGTCAGAAATGATGAACGCGGGTCCACATACTTCGGGTGCCAGATAATCCGGGGTGCCGCACAACGTCCACGTCGTCGTTTCGCAAGATTTCGCAAAGCCGAAATCAGCAATTTTGATATGACCGTCTCCGTTGAGGAGAATATTTTCAGGTTTGAGATCACGATATACTATGTCTTCGTCATGCAGGTGATTCAGCGCTAGGGCTACCTCAGCGGCGTAGAATTTTGCAACAGGATCTGGAAAGCGCTGGATGACGATGAGCGTCCATTTCGAGCGAAGAGCGGAAGCAAATTACATTCGATCGTCTCAAAAGAGTGAACAGCTCGCCGCCGGGAACGAAGTCCATAACCATGTATAAGTTTCCAGAATCCTGAAAGACGCCCCAAAGATTGATGATAAACGGGTGCTGCACCGATGCCAACATCTGCTGCTCGTTGTTTGTGTGCTCAACCTGCTTCATTCTCACTATTCGCTCTTTATTCAGGACTTTGATGGCATAGAACCGTAGATTATGTTTACTGCGAACTGAGGGAGTGCACATCGTAAGTAAGAGGAAAGGATATGTGTAGATATACTCACCTAAATGCACTCTCCCGAAACTCCCCGTCCCCAACGTGCGCTGAATGATAAAGTCGGCAAGACGATAAGTCCCCTTCGGACGCGTTGGCGTTCTCCGCACTCTTTTGTTTTCCACGGCCTCTTCTGAGTAGTCCATGCTCGCTGACGTTCGttctgttgatattgatccCCTATGGTCATACATCGAGGCGTGGTTTAGGTGGTGGGAATTGGCGGTGACATGGACTGCAGGTGATGCGGCAACCTGATTCTCTTCTACTTTTTGAAGACCCATATGAAATCTAGAGGCCATTTTCCTCAACATATAACTCGACGTGGTAAGAGGGTATGTGAGCGATCTAGTCGTGGGCCGTCGTTGTGGGGTGTGGGGAGAAAAGAATCTACAGAACTCCTTTCAATTATCCATTGTTCGATTAAGCGATATTGATAGGAACCGGTGCATCACATGACCAAATACAAGGGCAGCCAGGGGCAATTCGGCCAGTACAAAGACGACCATCGCTGGAACAAGGTCGCTCACCGTCTTCTTTTGATTCTATCATCCCTCAATCTCCACGGCAACTTAGGGACCGGCACATAGTTTATGTTAGTTCTCTCCTCGATTATGAAAACATACGTTTGCCATTTCAACACTTCTGACCCCGGAATCATCCGTCCGTAGTATGTCCGACACAATTTCTTCCTACGTCCATTTTTTTCAGAACCATAATAATATTCATTGTCGCACGACTCTTGAATTTGCTTACCACTGTGCGAGAGGGATATGTGATACGATAGACTATGATTAGAGACCATGATCGTCGTCGTTCGACTAATTTCTCTCTCAAAGACATCACGAACTGCCACGACATCAAGGTGTCGAGTGTGGCTGTCTGCTCGGTGATCCAGCCAGTTGAGCGTCCCTgacgttttcttttctcgGTGATTCTTTTTCGGTGATCTTGCTCGTTTAAATTGACGCATAGAACAATTGCGGTGTGTATCTATATTCAGTAATTGACAAGGAGTATGATGTGCTGCCTTGCCGCACAATGCACATGGGCCCGTGAGGAATTAAAGGATCAACGCGTCAACTGAGACCAGGCAGTGTCGAGGAGATGCGTTTAGCCATGGATTGCCACCCCGCTTGACAATTCTTCAGGATGGATCTCTCGGTGATCACCAGAGAGACTGCCAGACGCGTCCGTGTGTTGCCTTTCGGTAGTTCCTGGAGTTCATGATTCACGATAAGAATCAGACAATCAAAAATTCCAAGGTAAATGATAACATACGTCTAGCAGCTTGAAAAGATCATAGTCAAAAGAACCAGGCTTTCCGCTGTTCCGTCCTCGGTGATCGCAAAGAGCGACACTCAAATTACTCATCCCTCTCAAAAGTTCGACTGCTGCTTTGTCGGCTTTCCCGGATTTGTTGAAAACAGGATCATTTTCATAAATCTGACCTTCATCGTCACCCTCTAAAGCCTCTAATGTGGTTTGTAGCTTCAAAACATCCAGAGCTAATGCGGCGGGGTCCACATCAAAGTTTTTGTTGCTCTGTCGATATCGTATGAGGGATAACACAAAAAGAAGCGCCCACAGTGGATGTGATAACCCTTCGTATTTGACGAAAAAGTGCTCCTCTTTGGTGTCTTCATAGTAAACAAGGTCGGATTGAGTAGAAAGAAGCTTCTCCACCTCTTCTACTTCTAATGCAGTTAGAACCTGAAACATATATGTCACAATATTTCGCCTCTCTGTTGTCGGTAGCCGTTCGATAAGGAATAGGTCGGTGTAAAGTTCTTGGACTACATTATACATTGTCCAAGACAGACGCATGTTGTCGTTGGTCTCTAGCATAAAACCATACTGGTTTAGGAGTTGAGAATTTGAAAGAGTTTCTCCGTATGTATTGAAGACTTCTGTATCTGGTGGTATACCGGCATTGGTGACCATCAAGAGGCTTGTATCCAGGTTGTCTTCCTGGTTCTCCGAGCTTGCAAGTTTGTGTTCGACATCCGTGAGATCGTCTTTATCGTGGGGACATTCTTGCAAGGAGCCGCATTCCGGACACACATTATAATCGCTCTGACGAACATGTGGTTAATAATTTGATTAAATTTGCAACCTACATACCTCAAGATGTACTTGATTATCAGCGCCGTGGTTGAAACTGGTATCTGTAAGTAAGTACCGAGTTGTTGAGATAAAACTAGACTTAAACGCACACATCGGCAATCGGTACCATTGACAAACCATGATACGCATCCACAAGAAAAGCACGAGACGAAACCAAAGAGAACGCGTGATGAAACCCCATCAGCGTTGGCTTAGATTCCTGGAGATGAAGCAAAAGGAGGGATTCGGCTGTATTATAATAGAACTTGTCAATTTCTTCCTGATTATGGATACAGGTAAGATGAATCTGGCATTTAATCAGATGGTTTTCTACTTACTAGTTTTGTCAAGTTATCGTCGTTCTTAGCTTGAAGCAATTTACCAGCTTCCGTTCCAGTCAGCCAGTCCAGCGCGTCCATTGAATCCTGAGAGTTCGCATCTAATCCCCAAAACATAGGAAGGTCGACCTTCTCAGGCATGGCGTCGATATACGCGGACCATTTCGATTTAGAACCTTTTAGTCTGTAAAATGCAACAGGTATAATTGAAAAACAGGTATATGATTTGTGTGGAAATCGTACTATACATTTCTGCATACAGTGCCGTGGATAATGAAAGTTGTGCACCGAGTCCATACGGGTTAAAGGGAATATGACTTGCCAGTGAACATGTTCTGACTGACAGTATGGTGTCCTTGGGTATCCTCACCACTTCGGTTCAGTGAGTTGTGGTTCATTGTCAATTTGTCGGAATGCATCAAAAGGAAAAACGTACAGGTTTGCTTGGGAGAAATGAAGGCATTTGTAGTGTAGACCCCAATTCCATCATGCTCATCTAACCCGATCTTAATCCTAGAATCAATAAAGAGGCCATTCGCTGTGCACCATTCCAATAAGGCATTCACTGGCACTGGTTGATTGGGCATTCCAGATCGTCTGGTCTCCTGTCGGATGAAAGAAATTCTCAAATACAAAAAGGCCCTTATGAGATTGAATGAGATGAGGCAGTGGAATAATCTTTATTGTTGGTGTACTCGGCGGAGGTAAGTGACGGCGAGACAGAAAAGAGATGAATGATTGCAGAGAAGACGAACAGTATGAGTTTGAGACATTGTTTGCATCATGTGTCAATGGGATTCGGTCCAAACAATACTCACACATCCTGTTTGTCGCGACTAGTCACCAAAATATCGCACAATGCCTCGACTACCGCTGGTGGATATACTCCATAGAGGAGTAGTGTATTCGTTAGCTGGGCTGACTGTGTACGGCGTGGTTATGTCAGTTCTCATCCATCGGGACACTATCCGAAGGGGCGAAGGTGTGTAAATATTTCCTCGTATGCATAGCATGCACTTACCATCATTCTGGGAATACAGAGGTGTGTTGTTTCATGTATAGTCTCTGTCAATCGGTTTAATCAAACCCTCCAGATCATGCTTGAAAGAAAGGCATTGGGATTGCCACTAACCAAACCTAAGAAGGAGGTACGTAGAAAATAAATCCGCAGCTTTTTTACTTCCGATATTAAGAACATATATTACGATGTGTGCATCGCCTCGCATGCTTCCAGGAAATCTCAGAAGAAGTCGAACAGACGCTCGCAGAACAGGCACAGGCCATCTTCAAAAACAGACGCCCTTCATAATTCTCTCCGGATCTCGGAGTGCGTTACAGATGGATGTCCCATTATGTTTGCCTACTCTATCCGGATTCGCGTGAATACACGTCGCGTCGCCCATCGTCCCTATCCAGGGTGAATTCCACATATTTGGACTACCCAAAAGTATTCTGACATACTATCAAATCCCTTTAAACACGACTATACTGCCCCTAGCGTCCGTTGCTCCCTAGAAACCTACGTCATTGTAGATGAAGACTTGTTCATCCAAATATCTATCATTTGCAGAATGATAGTTTCTAGTGCGATGCGAGTCCGATTGAGACTATATATATTAAGAATCTATGTacttttctccttctctgtTTGATATCAGTCAATCTTTTTGCATTGCCTTGCCCCAGAACGAGCAAGACGCCAACTTTCGAAACGAACAAGGACAACAGTGTATATTTATGGAAGGATTGGGACATTGAGTTATGCTACAGAAAGCTACCTGATATGCGAGTGTAAATGGTGGTGATAATGACAAAGTTGTAAAATGCCAGGAACTATAAGTCGGGATGTCCTTCTATAAATACAAAATGACAAACAATAAAAGAGACGAAACATGAAGAGGACAAAGTGGAGAAGCAAGATGTAGTATAATATTATTAAGGGAAATATAGTATAGATACTAATGCCTGATTAATGGGTCACCGAAGTCGTTAAATACCAAAGGTGTTCGGGGGCGTTGTCTAATGTGTCAGTCATATGTGGTCTATTGATGATTGACGAGATTGTATCGATCGTATGTATGAGCGCGAGCGGTGGATGATTGGCGAAGGGACGTCTATTTGGGCCGAAAACTGTTTACCAGTGACCAAGCTTGACCTGGTTACGGTCAAAGCCAATCTCAAGCCAATTATCGACCAAAGGGACGGGCTGAGCGTTCTGGCCGATACCGAGGAATCCGACTTTTTGATATACGTTGGCCGCGCGATTGTCAAGCCCAACGTAGAGAACAATATATTTCTTAGTCTGTAGCAGGCTGGTAGAAGCTATTGTAAGTTATACGCAAAACACAGCAGAGAGATAAAACGTACTGGAAACAAACTTTGCGCACAAGCCTCTCTGCGCAGCCTTGACTCCTAAAGTCAGGGTGTGTATACACCTGCAAAGACAGAATGTCAACCGAAGTTACAATTAGATGAGAAAAATATGGGACGAACTTTGGTAATCGCTGCTGCCACGTCAGTGTTACGAGTGGTCGCAACAATGGAGGCAATGGCGGTGGGTCGTCCCGGAAATGTCGCCGTGTAAACCCACACCTGGCCGCACTGCACGAGAATCCTGGCCTCTTCCAGTGCGGCTTGCCATGAAAGTACGAAGGGCTCCTAAAATCATATCAGCATTCCAGTGAATAGAAAAACATCGGTGGACTTTTGCTTACCGATTCCTTGGCAAAGCGGAAGCACAAGTCAGCAATGCCCACGACATCACTAGCGACTGCAGGGCGCATTTCGCAGAAAGCATTTCTGATTGGACTGACATCCCTATTGGACCTGGCCACAGAGTCTTGAGTGGCATAACTGATCTTTGCGTGGTAGTATGGCGTAGACTCGGGA from Psilocybe cubensis strain MGC-MH-2018 chromosome 2, whole genome shotgun sequence encodes the following:
- a CDS encoding cAMP-dependent protein kinase type 2, with the protein product MYDHRGSISTERTSASMDYSEEAVENKRVRRTPTRPKGTYRLADFIIQRTLGTGSFGRVHLVRSKHNLRFYAIKVLNKERIVRMKQVEHTNNEQQMLASVQHPFIINLWGVFQDSGNLYMVMDFVPGGELFTLLRRSNRFPDPVAKFYAAEVALALNHLHDEDIVYRDLKPENILLNGDGHIKIADFGFAKSCETTTWTLCGTPDYLAPEIILQQRYNKSVDWYALGVLIYEMLSGLPPYHQTETNHMLLYERITRGPTHIKFPTAFNDNATDIIMKLMESDASKRYGNLHHGAGDVFAHPWFREVDWNRLAAREITAPYLPRINGDGDASAFDNYPEDNAAALYGLPGPDPHGSQFPDFEYTAPSL
- a CDS encoding Ribosomal lysine N-methyltransferase 3 translates to MPEKVDLPMFWGLDANSQDSMDALDWLTGTEAGKLLQAKNDDNLTKLEEIDKFYYNTAESLLLLHLQESKPTLMGFHHAFSLVSSRAFLVDAYHGLSMVPIADVFNHGADNQVHLESDYNVCPECGSLQECPHDKDDLTDVEHKLASSENQEDNLDTSLLMVTNAGIPPDTEVFNTYGETLSNSQLLNQYGFMLETNDNMRLSWTMYNVVQELYTDLFLIERLPTTERRNIVTYMFQVLTALEVEEVEKLLSTQSDLVYYEDTKEEHFFVKYEGLSHPLWALLFVLSLIRYRQSNKNFDVDPAALALDVLKLQTTLEALEGDDEGQIYENDPVFNKSGKADKAAVELLRGMSNLSVALCDHRGRNSGKPGSFDYDLFKLLDELPKGNTRTRLAVSLVITERSILKNCQAGWQSMAKRISSTLPGLS